In a single window of the Niabella ginsenosidivorans genome:
- a CDS encoding LemA family protein — protein sequence MKGVTLIVVILLVIVGFMGCRGYNGLVKEQENVNNAWNNVQAEYQRRNDLVGNLVNTVKGAANFEQKTLTDVINARAKATSVNINADQLTPENMAKFQAAQGEMSSALSRLLAVVENYPDLKATQNFQQLQGQLEGIENDIRAKRLSFNQAVQAYNTKVRSFPMNILGGLFGFHAKEGFKADPGADKAPTVQF from the coding sequence ATGAAAGGAGTTACTTTAATTGTTGTTATTCTTTTGGTCATTGTGGGCTTTATGGGATGCCGCGGCTACAATGGCCTTGTAAAAGAACAGGAAAATGTAAACAACGCCTGGAATAATGTACAGGCAGAATATCAGCGAAGAAATGACCTGGTAGGCAACCTGGTAAATACCGTAAAAGGGGCTGCTAATTTTGAACAGAAAACATTGACTGATGTGATCAATGCCCGGGCAAAAGCAACATCAGTAAATATTAATGCAGATCAGTTGACCCCTGAAAATATGGCCAAATTCCAGGCAGCGCAGGGAGAAATGAGCAGCGCGTTAAGCAGGCTGCTGGCTGTTGTGGAAAATTATCCTGATCTGAAGGCCACTCAGAATTTTCAGCAATTGCAGGGCCAGTTGGAAGGCATTGAAAATGATATCCGGGCCAAGCGCCTCTCTTTTAACCAGGCAGTACAGGCCTATAACACAAAAGTGCGTTCATTTCCTATGAACATACTGGGTGGTCTTTTTGGCTTCCATGCCAAGGAAGGGTTTAAAGCGGATCCCGGTGCAGATAAAGCGCCTACCGTGCAATTCTAA
- the gap gene encoding type I glyceraldehyde-3-phosphate dehydrogenase, whose amino-acid sequence MSTVKVAINGFGRIGRLAYRQIYNQQGIDVVAINDLTSPKVLAHLLKYDSAQGGFHQDVKSTENSIIVDGHEVKIYAQKDPSQIPWKDHDVDVVLECTGFFTDKAKAEAHLTAGAKRVVISAPATGDLKTVVFNVNHNILDGSETVISCASCTTNCLAPMAKVLDDTFGIELGIMTTIHAYTNDQNTLDAPHAKGDLRRARAAAANIVPNSTGAAKAIGLVLPNLKGKLDGSAQRVPTITGSITELNVILKKATTAEEINAAMKAAANESFGYNEDEIVSSDVIGTHYGSLFDATLTKVMNVGDKHIVRTVSWYDNEMSYVSQLVRTVDYFAKLISK is encoded by the coding sequence ATGAGTACAGTAAAAGTAGCCATTAACGGCTTCGGAAGAATTGGCCGTTTGGCTTATCGTCAAATCTACAATCAACAGGGTATCGATGTTGTTGCCATCAATGATTTGACAAGCCCAAAAGTATTAGCGCACCTGTTAAAATATGACTCCGCCCAGGGAGGCTTTCATCAAGATGTTAAAAGCACCGAAAACTCAATCATCGTAGATGGTCATGAAGTAAAAATATATGCACAAAAAGATCCTTCCCAAATTCCCTGGAAAGATCATGATGTAGATGTTGTGCTGGAATGCACTGGTTTCTTTACCGATAAAGCAAAAGCAGAAGCACATTTAACAGCTGGTGCAAAAAGAGTGGTTATTTCTGCTCCCGCAACCGGCGACCTGAAAACCGTTGTATTCAATGTGAACCACAATATCCTGGATGGCAGCGAAACAGTGATCAGCTGTGCTTCCTGTACAACCAACTGTCTGGCGCCAATGGCAAAAGTACTGGATGACACATTTGGCATCGAACTGGGTATTATGACTACCATTCACGCTTATACCAATGATCAGAATACTTTGGATGCTCCGCATGCAAAAGGCGATCTGAGAAGGGCAAGAGCCGCCGCAGCTAATATCGTACCCAACAGCACCGGTGCTGCAAAGGCAATCGGATTGGTACTGCCCAACTTAAAAGGTAAACTGGATGGAAGTGCACAGCGGGTTCCTACCATCACCGGTTCTATTACCGAGCTGAATGTTATCCTGAAAAAAGCAACCACAGCCGAGGAGATCAATGCAGCAATGAAAGCAGCTGCCAATGAAAGCTTTGGTTATAATGAAGATGAGATCGTGAGCAGCGATGTGATCGGCACGCACTATGGCTCTTTATTTGACGCCACATTAACAAAAGTAATGAACGTAGGAGACAAGCACATTGTACGTACTGTTTCCTGGTATGATAATGAAATGAGCTACGTATCTCAGCTGGTACGTACAGTAGACTACTTTGCTAAACTGATCAGCAAGTAA
- a CDS encoding TPM domain-containing protein — MKKIFLLYFLLVSLLSFGQIDKDIPDQPGPPRLVNDFTGHFLTPEQNQALEQKLVAYDDSTSTQIAVVIVDDLKGHSRDDYAIALGRKWGVGGKQFNNGIVILINTGEKDGQSNRGLFIAPGYGLESAVTDLIASQIVDQIIIPDFKNGQNYRGLDEGTDALIQAAAGKFKAPEGYHQRGNGMGFGTILLVIIVVIIFVAFMSRGGGNNGGYVSRRGYRGGGWILPGGWSGGGGGSWSGGGGGSWSGGGGGGFGGFGGGSFGGGGAGGSW; from the coding sequence ATGAAAAAGATTTTCCTTTTATATTTTTTACTTGTTTCCCTTTTGTCCTTTGGACAAATAGACAAAGATATTCCTGATCAGCCAGGGCCACCAAGGCTGGTGAACGACTTTACCGGTCATTTCCTCACTCCTGAACAAAACCAGGCGCTGGAGCAGAAGCTGGTCGCCTATGACGACAGTACTTCTACCCAGATCGCCGTTGTAATCGTTGATGACCTGAAAGGGCACTCCAGGGATGATTATGCCATTGCTTTAGGGAGGAAGTGGGGCGTTGGTGGTAAGCAGTTCAATAATGGTATTGTGATCCTTATTAATACCGGCGAAAAGGACGGGCAAAGTAACCGCGGGCTTTTTATTGCTCCGGGGTATGGACTGGAAAGCGCTGTTACAGACCTGATAGCTTCGCAAATTGTGGATCAGATCATCATCCCAGATTTTAAAAATGGGCAGAATTACAGGGGATTGGATGAAGGAACCGATGCGCTCATACAGGCAGCGGCCGGTAAGTTTAAAGCGCCGGAAGGCTACCATCAAAGAGGAAATGGAATGGGCTTCGGAACTATTTTGCTGGTCATTATTGTAGTGATCATTTTTGTGGCCTTTATGAGCCGCGGCGGCGGTAATAATGGCGGGTATGTCTCCCGCAGGGGCTACCGCGGTGGCGGATGGATTTTGCCTGGCGGCTGGTCGGGCGGTGGAGGAGGAAGTTGGTCGGGCGGTGGAGGAGGAAGTTGGTCCGGCGGTGGGGGCGGCGGCTTCGGTGGATTTGGTGGTGGCAGCTTTGGGGGCGGTGGTGCCGGGGGCAGCTGGTAA
- a CDS encoding diacylglycerol kinase family protein → MNNSFSIKKLVKSFSYAFSGLKAVIQSEQNFRVHLVAAFFALLLGIVLKVSGSELLVIVLCIAAVMATELVNTAIEKLCDFVSPEKRATIKIIKDLSAAAVLIVSAGALIAGLIIFIPRVLLLL, encoded by the coding sequence ATGAACAATTCCTTTTCAATAAAAAAGCTGGTGAAAAGTTTCAGCTATGCCTTTAGTGGTCTGAAGGCCGTGATACAGTCTGAACAAAACTTCAGGGTTCATCTTGTGGCTGCTTTTTTTGCATTGCTTTTGGGCATCGTATTAAAAGTTTCCGGTTCAGAGCTGCTGGTCATAGTGCTTTGCATTGCTGCCGTAATGGCAACGGAACTGGTAAATACGGCTATAGAGAAACTTTGCGACTTTGTATCGCCGGAAAAAAGGGCAACTATTAAAATAATCAAAGACCTGTCTGCTGCCGCAGTATTGATTGTTTCTGCAGGAGCATTGATTGCGGGACTGATCATTTTTATTCCCAGGGTATTGCTTTTACTGTAA
- a CDS encoding IS1182 family transposase — translation MAKVKTSVVFKQYSPQQNLLLPPYLEELIGKGHLVRVVNEVVELMDISDLINLYKGGGTSSYHSRMLLKVLLYAYCVKIYTGRKIAKALNHDIHFMWLSAMSRPDFRTINNFRSSKAKQVIEALFKELLEFLVAHQYIKLENYFCDGTTLRADANQHKMVWKKNAERYGLKAIEKCQELFKQIDELNQQEDKAYGQADLEEHEQAVTVSREAIAQKVATLNDVIRNTVVKSKRRRATTLKKKLKDAKGKIKKYNNQIHKAGNRSGYNKTDTDATAMMMKNKAEVLPAYNVRAGSEDQFITGVSVHQSTNDGACFNDHLHTIANQQPCKPDRIIADSIFGTEQNYELLQQNEIANYMKFPLYHKEQTKAYQQNSFLRDNFVYDILTDTYSCPNKQLLIFKGKHQQTHKRTGYRSEVKVYECNN, via the coding sequence ATGGCTAAAGTAAAAACTTCTGTAGTATTTAAGCAATATAGTCCCCAACAAAATTTATTGCTGCCTCCATATTTGGAAGAGTTAATTGGCAAAGGTCACCTGGTGCGAGTGGTTAATGAGGTAGTTGAGTTAATGGATATCAGCGATTTAATTAATTTGTACAAGGGTGGCGGCACCAGTAGCTATCATTCCCGGATGTTGCTAAAAGTATTATTGTATGCTTATTGCGTTAAGATCTATACGGGCCGCAAAATAGCTAAAGCCCTGAACCATGACATTCATTTTATGTGGCTTTCAGCTATGAGCCGTCCTGATTTTCGTACTATTAATAACTTTCGCAGCAGCAAAGCCAAACAGGTAATAGAAGCATTGTTTAAAGAGCTGTTGGAGTTTTTGGTAGCTCATCAGTATATTAAACTGGAAAATTATTTTTGTGATGGAACAACATTGCGTGCAGATGCCAATCAACACAAAATGGTATGGAAGAAAAATGCAGAGCGGTATGGTCTGAAGGCTATAGAAAAATGTCAGGAGTTGTTTAAGCAAATAGATGAGCTGAACCAGCAGGAAGATAAAGCCTATGGGCAAGCTGATCTGGAAGAGCATGAACAAGCCGTTACCGTGAGCCGGGAAGCAATAGCCCAAAAAGTAGCTACCCTCAACGATGTCATCCGCAATACTGTTGTAAAGAGCAAACGACGCAGGGCCACCACACTGAAAAAGAAGTTAAAAGATGCTAAAGGCAAGATAAAAAAGTATAACAATCAGATTCACAAAGCCGGTAACCGTAGTGGTTACAATAAAACCGATACCGATGCCACAGCCATGATGATGAAAAATAAGGCAGAAGTACTGCCGGCCTACAACGTACGGGCAGGTAGCGAGGATCAGTTTATTACCGGCGTGAGCGTTCATCAATCGACCAATGATGGAGCCTGCTTTAATGATCACCTGCACACCATAGCCAACCAACAACCTTGCAAACCTGACAGGATTATCGCCGACAGCATCTTTGGTACCGAGCAGAATTATGAACTGCTACAACAAAATGAAATAGCCAACTATATGAAGTTCCCGCTGTATCATAAAGAACAAACCAAAGCGTATCAGCAAAATTCTTTTCTGAGGGACAACTTTGTTTATGATATACTCACAGACACTTATAGCTGCCCCAATAAGCAGCTGCTTATTTTTAAAGGCAAACACCAACAAACGCATAAACGCACAGGTTACAGATCAGAGGTAAAAGTCTACGAATGTAATAATTGA
- a CDS encoding sensor histidine kinase, whose translation MTIKYPILKHWFYWLLSFGLLSVIYGTAYDSYELGAKVILMLLPVHMFYFYLITYWVLPRFFFRDKYVKTFLLLLLLLPVIAVLYRLDEIFISNPYIFHYYTTRHIKVDWPEMNQSWFKQLLRPLDFANAIERTNTVVWICVTLRFFILWNERKQAVLQAELNFLKGQLHPHFLFNSLNNLYALSLDNAPQTPGIILGLSNILRYVLYECTAERVLLKRDIEVLNDYIELEKLRYEDRLELNVNINDQVGNAKIAPLLMLPLVENAFKHGAAETTDMPWINIELYVTGDNLAFKISNSKPEQPDTNSSGQKVNGEIGLLNLRKRLELLYPGKHSFRYFDESDCFIAELNVQLSSNNKK comes from the coding sequence TTGACAATAAAATACCCAATATTAAAACATTGGTTCTATTGGCTGCTTTCTTTTGGCCTGCTGTCAGTTATTTACGGAACGGCTTATGACAGCTATGAACTGGGCGCAAAAGTAATCCTGATGCTGCTGCCCGTGCACATGTTCTATTTCTACCTTATTACCTATTGGGTGCTGCCACGGTTCTTCTTCCGTGACAAATACGTTAAAACTTTTTTGCTGTTGCTGCTGTTGTTACCTGTGATTGCGGTACTGTACAGGCTGGATGAAATTTTCATATCCAACCCCTACATTTTTCATTATTACACAACCCGGCATATAAAAGTGGATTGGCCCGAAATGAACCAATCATGGTTTAAGCAGTTGTTGCGCCCGCTGGATTTTGCCAACGCCATTGAACGCACCAACACAGTGGTGTGGATTTGCGTAACACTCAGGTTTTTCATCTTATGGAACGAGCGAAAACAAGCGGTGCTACAGGCCGAGCTTAACTTTTTAAAAGGGCAATTGCACCCTCATTTTCTCTTCAACTCGCTGAATAACCTGTACGCGCTTTCTTTGGACAACGCACCCCAAACGCCCGGCATTATCCTGGGCCTCTCCAATATACTGCGGTATGTGCTTTACGAGTGCACGGCAGAACGGGTATTGCTGAAACGGGACATTGAAGTGCTGAACGACTATATTGAACTGGAAAAGCTTCGTTATGAAGACCGGCTGGAGCTGAATGTAAACATCAATGACCAGGTAGGCAATGCGAAAATAGCGCCGCTGCTGATGCTTCCTCTTGTTGAGAACGCCTTTAAACATGGAGCTGCGGAAACCACCGATATGCCGTGGATCAATATTGAATTATATGTTACCGGAGACAACCTGGCTTTCAAGATTTCTAACAGCAAACCCGAACAGCCGGATACAAACAGTTCCGGCCAAAAGGTTAACGGGGAGATAGGGTTGCTTAATTTACGCAAACGGTTAGAGCTGTTATATCCCGGCAAACATTCGTTCCGGTATTTTGATGAGAGCGACTGCTTCATTGCCGAACTGAATGTTCAACTGTCTTCAAACAATAAAAAATAA
- a CDS encoding alpha/beta hydrolase, whose product MKKGGLMAVFLVLLLRVSAAKVDTLDVFSPAMNKNIKTVVAVPDHYDRSKKYPVVYLLHGYSGNYAGYAKMKGVMETADQYQMLLVCPDGGYGSWYWDSPVDPSFKYETFVAKELIAWVDKNYSTIPKASGRGITGLSMGGHGALYLAIKHSDVFGAAGSMSGGVDIRPFPNNWDIAKRLGRYAEFPERWEKNTVINMLYLIQPNTLKIMIDCGTEDFFYKVNENLHRELLLRNIPHDYITRPGAHNGDYWQNAIQYQLLFMHRFFTEPDPGKK is encoded by the coding sequence ATGAAGAAAGGGGGTTTAATGGCTGTATTCCTGGTGCTGCTTTTACGTGTCTCTGCTGCAAAAGTAGATACCCTGGACGTATTCAGCCCTGCTATGAACAAGAACATAAAAACAGTGGTTGCAGTACCGGATCATTATGACCGGTCAAAGAAATACCCGGTTGTGTATTTGCTGCATGGCTATAGCGGTAATTATGCAGGGTATGCAAAAATGAAAGGGGTAATGGAAACGGCCGACCAGTATCAAATGCTGCTGGTATGCCCGGATGGAGGGTATGGAAGCTGGTATTGGGACAGCCCTGTAGATCCATCCTTTAAATATGAAACTTTTGTTGCAAAGGAATTAATTGCCTGGGTTGATAAAAATTATTCAACGATTCCAAAGGCTTCCGGAAGAGGAATCACAGGGCTAAGTATGGGTGGTCATGGTGCCCTGTACCTGGCTATTAAACACTCGGATGTTTTTGGTGCTGCCGGAAGCATGAGCGGCGGTGTTGATATAAGGCCCTTTCCTAATAACTGGGATATCGCCAAACGGCTGGGCAGGTATGCTGAGTTTCCGGAACGCTGGGAAAAAAATACGGTAATAAACATGCTTTACCTGATACAGCCCAATACATTAAAAATAATGATCGATTGCGGTACAGAAGATTTCTTTTATAAAGTGAATGAAAATCTTCACAGGGAGCTGTTGTTACGCAATATTCCGCATGATTATATTACCCGACCCGGAGCGCATAATGGTGACTACTGGCAAAATGCCATTCAGTATCAGTTGTTGTTCATGCATCGGTTCTTTACTGAACCAGATCCAGGCAAAAAATAG
- a CDS encoding LemA family protein encodes MKKSTLYIVVIAIVLLLYGVVSYNSLVRKQENVQQKWAEVQSTYQRRLDLTPNLVNVVKGLSDFEHNTLVDVINARSSALQQSGGNLTAENYNRQSTLQDSLAVASNRMIISIEKYPVLHGTEAYRGLQTQLEGNERRIKVAREDFNGAVAAYNKSVRSFPTNITAGLLGFKPMEGFKAVPGADKNVEIKF; translated from the coding sequence TTGAAAAAATCAACCCTATACATTGTTGTTATTGCAATAGTCCTGTTGCTGTATGGTGTTGTTTCCTATAATTCTTTGGTAAGGAAACAGGAAAACGTGCAGCAAAAATGGGCCGAAGTGCAAAGTACCTATCAGCGGCGGCTGGATCTTACCCCTAACCTGGTAAATGTTGTAAAAGGGCTCAGCGATTTTGAGCACAATACATTAGTGGATGTGATCAATGCGCGCAGCAGCGCCTTACAGCAATCCGGCGGTAATTTAACGGCAGAGAATTATAACAGGCAATCAACATTACAGGATTCGCTGGCCGTTGCTTCTAACCGGATGATCATTTCTATTGAAAAGTATCCGGTATTGCATGGAACAGAGGCCTATCGCGGATTACAGACGCAGCTCGAAGGTAATGAGCGGAGAATAAAGGTGGCAAGAGAAGATTTTAACGGTGCAGTAGCAGCTTACAATAAATCTGTACGGAGTTTTCCAACAAATATTACTGCCGGGCTTTTGGGTTTTAAACCCATGGAGGGCTTTAAGGCTGTTCCTGGCGCGGATAAAAATGTGGAAATAAAATTCTGA
- a CDS encoding phosphoglycerate kinase → MSKFSDHNFKDQKALIRVDFNVPLNDKMEITSDARMKAAVPTIQKILKDGGKVILMSHLGRPKNGPEDKFSLKHLVNHLSELLGGTTVLFANDCIGEQAYLTADMLRPGEVLLLENLRFYKEEEKGDEAFAEKLSKLGDVYVNDAFGTAHRAHASTAVIAKFFPADKKMFGLLMENEVNSAQRVLNQSEKPFTAILGGAKVSDKILIIENLMEKATDIIIGGGMAYTFYKAMGGKIGASLCEEDRLDTAGEILEKAKIKGVNIHLPGDSIIADRFAEDADVSEALSNNIPDGWMGLDIAGEARAQFSNVIKNSKTILWNGPMGVFEMAQFQAGTKAIAEAVAEATQNGAFSLVGGGDSVSAVNKFGFADKVSYVSTGGGAMLEFFEGKVLPGIAAIQE, encoded by the coding sequence ATGTCAAAATTTTCAGATCATAATTTCAAAGACCAGAAAGCGCTGATACGCGTAGATTTCAATGTGCCGCTGAACGATAAGATGGAGATCACTTCCGACGCACGTATGAAAGCGGCAGTACCTACCATTCAAAAGATATTGAAAGATGGAGGTAAAGTAATTCTAATGAGCCATCTGGGCCGCCCTAAAAACGGGCCGGAAGATAAATTCTCTTTAAAGCACCTGGTAAACCATCTTAGTGAGTTATTAGGTGGTACCACGGTACTGTTTGCCAATGATTGTATAGGGGAGCAGGCTTACTTAACAGCAGATATGCTGCGCCCCGGTGAAGTGCTGCTGTTGGAAAACCTGCGCTTCTATAAAGAAGAGGAAAAAGGTGATGAAGCTTTTGCCGAAAAATTAAGCAAGCTGGGCGATGTATATGTGAACGACGCCTTTGGAACAGCGCATCGTGCGCATGCTTCAACCGCTGTTATTGCAAAATTTTTCCCGGCAGATAAAAAGATGTTCGGCCTGCTGATGGAAAATGAGGTAAACAGCGCGCAAAGGGTATTGAACCAAAGTGAAAAACCCTTTACCGCCATCCTGGGCGGGGCAAAGGTTTCCGATAAGATCCTGATCATTGAGAACCTGATGGAAAAAGCAACCGACATTATCATTGGCGGCGGCATGGCGTATACATTCTATAAAGCAATGGGCGGCAAAATAGGCGCTTCCCTCTGCGAGGAAGACCGTTTGGATACTGCCGGGGAAATTCTTGAAAAAGCAAAAATAAAAGGTGTCAATATCCATTTACCCGGCGATAGCATTATTGCCGACAGGTTTGCTGAGGATGCAGATGTTTCTGAAGCGTTAAGCAATAATATTCCGGATGGCTGGATGGGGCTGGATATTGCCGGCGAGGCAAGGGCCCAGTTCAGCAACGTCATCAAAAACTCAAAAACCATTTTATGGAATGGGCCTATGGGCGTTTTTGAAATGGCTCAATTCCAGGCCGGCACTAAAGCCATTGCGGAAGCGGTTGCTGAAGCCACGCAAAACGGTGCTTTCTCACTGGTCGGCGGCGGCGATAGCGTATCAGCAGTAAATAAATTCGGATTTGCTGATAAAGTAAGCTATGTTTCTACCGGTGGTGGCGCCATGCTGGAATTTTTTGAAGGAAAAGTTTTACCAGGTATTGCTGCAATCCAGGAGTAA
- the mazG gene encoding nucleoside triphosphate pyrophosphohydrolase, producing MRQEAFDRLVKIMDELREKCPWDRKQTIHSLRQMTIEETYELGDAIIEENWKGIREELGDLLLHVVFYSKIASEQKEFTIDEVLNGITEKLIRRHPHIYPAGEGMEGLKEVKSEEDVKQNWEQLKLKEGKKSVLSGVPRSLPALVKAMRLQEKAKQVGFEWDTAAQVWEKVEEESAELREAVQSGQASRVEDEFGDLLFSLINYARFLKIDAEAALERTNKKFTSRFTRMEELAGEKSTALARLSLAEMDALWNKAKEEGRSR from the coding sequence ATGAGGCAGGAAGCTTTTGACCGATTAGTAAAAATAATGGATGAGCTGCGTGAAAAATGTCCGTGGGACCGGAAGCAGACCATTCACAGCCTGCGGCAGATGACCATAGAGGAGACCTACGAACTGGGAGATGCCATTATTGAAGAGAACTGGAAAGGCATCCGGGAAGAACTGGGCGATCTGTTGCTGCATGTAGTCTTTTATTCAAAGATTGCGTCTGAGCAAAAGGAATTTACAATTGACGAGGTGCTCAACGGGATCACCGAAAAACTGATCAGGCGGCACCCCCATATTTACCCTGCCGGGGAAGGTATGGAAGGGCTGAAAGAAGTAAAGTCGGAAGAAGATGTAAAGCAGAACTGGGAGCAATTGAAGCTGAAGGAGGGGAAAAAATCGGTGCTGAGTGGTGTGCCCCGGTCATTACCGGCCCTGGTAAAGGCAATGCGCCTGCAGGAAAAAGCAAAGCAGGTGGGGTTTGAATGGGATACGGCAGCACAGGTTTGGGAAAAGGTGGAGGAAGAATCAGCAGAGCTCCGGGAGGCAGTTCAGTCAGGCCAGGCATCCCGGGTTGAGGATGAATTCGGAGATTTATTATTTTCACTGATCAATTACGCACGTTTTTTAAAAATAGATGCCGAAGCGGCCTTGGAGCGTACCAATAAAAAATTCACCAGCCGGTTTACAAGGATGGAGGAACTGGCAGGCGAAAAGAGTACGGCTCTTGCCCGCCTGTCGCTGGCCGAAATGGACGCGCTCTGGAACAAAGCTAAAGAAGAAGGAAGAAGCCGGTAA
- a CDS encoding TPM domain-containing protein — MAFPMFSKKPEDVLTAAEKEQIVNAIRQAESQTSGEIRVYMESHNKYVDPVDRAAEIFYKLKMEQTAERNAVLLYIALKDRQMAIFGDEGIYSRTGKAYWDNLVKEILQHFNKKNFAAGISEYVQKIGAGLHHHFPYDRETDHNELPDDIAFGN; from the coding sequence ATGGCTTTCCCGATGTTCAGTAAAAAACCGGAAGATGTGCTTACCGCTGCTGAAAAAGAGCAGATCGTAAATGCAATCCGCCAGGCAGAAAGTCAGACCAGTGGAGAGATCCGTGTTTACATGGAAAGTCATAACAAATATGTGGATCCTGTGGACCGCGCGGCGGAGATCTTCTACAAATTAAAAATGGAACAAACGGCAGAGCGGAATGCGGTGCTGTTATATATTGCGTTAAAAGACCGGCAGATGGCCATTTTTGGTGATGAAGGTATTTACAGCAGAACCGGTAAAGCCTATTGGGATAATCTGGTAAAAGAGATCCTTCAGCATTTTAATAAAAAGAATTTTGCAGCCGGGATCAGCGAATATGTGCAAAAGATAGGAGCAGGGCTGCATCACCATTTTCCTTATGACAGGGAAACGGATCATAATGAACTTCCGGATGATATTGCTTTTGGCAATTAA
- a CDS encoding polysaccharide deacetylase family protein, which yields MKDVFKKEEPPSSKLKWLTPCIFALVLLWACNPYNNTNTSRPDTGADSTNAPDTIAKTEDTVTAPPSNKKKVYLTFDDGPNLGTKNLLTILKDENVPATMFLIGLHTDASPEQKLMWNKMQAFPGIELCNHSYSHAWRNKFTPFYTHADSVISDFNRAQALMALKAPIARTPGRNAWRIDSITRTDLLKNKRVIDTLQSKGGFVLIGWDLEWQFNHKNAKAVQTADQLYNQVNNLFASKKTMVPDNLVILAHDQMWRTADDSLRLVEFIRKLKSNPDYELALINDYPGVKHALSRHKHF from the coding sequence ATGAAAGATGTTTTTAAAAAGGAAGAGCCTCCCTCTTCAAAATTGAAATGGCTAACCCCCTGTATTTTTGCCCTGGTACTCCTGTGGGCATGTAACCCATACAATAACACCAATACCAGCAGGCCGGATACAGGAGCAGACAGCACGAATGCCCCGGACACTATCGCTAAAACAGAAGATACCGTTACGGCGCCGCCGTCTAATAAAAAGAAGGTCTATCTAACCTTTGATGATGGTCCCAATCTGGGCACCAAAAATCTTTTAACGATCCTGAAGGATGAGAATGTGCCTGCTACCATGTTCCTTATAGGGCTGCATACTGATGCCAGCCCGGAGCAGAAACTGATGTGGAACAAAATGCAGGCTTTTCCGGGAATAGAACTGTGCAATCATAGCTATTCCCATGCCTGGAGAAACAAATTCACCCCGTTTTATACACATGCCGACTCGGTTATCTCGGATTTTAACAGGGCGCAGGCATTAATGGCGCTTAAGGCGCCTATTGCCCGTACACCGGGCCGCAATGCCTGGCGGATTGACAGCATTACCCGGACAGATCTGTTAAAGAATAAGCGGGTGATCGATACCTTGCAGTCAAAAGGCGGCTTCGTTTTAATAGGATGGGACCTGGAATGGCAGTTCAATCACAAAAACGCCAAAGCCGTTCAAACGGCTGACCAGCTGTATAACCAGGTCAATAATTTATTTGCCAGCAAGAAAACCATGGTGCCCGATAACCTGGTGATCCTGGCGCACGACCAGATGTGGAGAACGGCCGATGATTCCCTGAGGCTGGTGGAGTTCATCCGTAAGCTGAAATCCAACCCCGATTATGAGCTGGCGCTGATCAATGATTATCCCGGTGTAAAGCATGCGCTAAGCCGTCACAAACATTTTTAG